In Strigops habroptila isolate Jane chromosome 4, bStrHab1.2.pri, whole genome shotgun sequence, a single genomic region encodes these proteins:
- the CTNND1 gene encoding catenin delta-1 isoform X8 gives MQDPGQIVEETYTMEEDPEGAMSVVSVETSDDGTTRRTETTVKKVVKTVTTRTVQQVPVGPDGLPLETSPVTSNYVQTMDRNFRKNGSGGPGGFLSQPGTATLPRNYHYPDGYGRPYEDGYPGSDHSYGSLSRVTRIDERYRPSMDTYRAPSRQDIYGPQPQVRVGGSNMDLNHFHPEPYGLEDDQRSVGFDDADYGLMSDYGTARRAGTPSDPRRRLRSYEDMLVDEVAPDRYYWAPLAQHERGSLASLDSLRKGGPGAGSWRQPELPEVIAMLSFRLDTVKSNAAAYLQHLCYRNDKVKTEVRKLKGIPVLVGLLDHPKKEVHYGACGALKNISFGKDQDNKIAIKNCDGVPALVRLLRKAHDMDLTEVITGTLWNLSSHDSIKMAIVDHALHALTDEVVIPRSGWEREPNEDSKPRHIEWESVLTNTAGCLRNVSSERSEARRKLRECDGLVDALIYIVQSEIGQKDSDSKLVENCVCLLRNLSYQVHREIPHAERYQETPQAPANNAGPHAASCFGAKKGKDEWFSRGKKLPEDPGADTVDFPKRTTPAKGYELLFQPEVVRIYISLLKESKTPAILEASAGAIQNLCAGSWTYGRCIRAALRQEKGLSAIADLLSHDSERVVKAAAGALRNLAVDLRNKELIGKHAIPNLVKNLPGGQQTPAKNLSEDAVVSVLNTINEVIVDNLEAAKKLRETQGIEKLVLINKSGNRSEREVRAAALLLQTIWGYKELRKPLEKEGWKKSDFQVNLSNASRTQGGNSFDDSTLPLIDRNQKTDKKSSREEIQMSNMGPDTYSTLNERDHSRTLDRSGDLGDTEPVKAAPSMEEARTGLPQLTPPSSIGPTNPVCLQQEEGQDPQPEGEEVQEDAPVLSPVSQKI, from the exons ATGCAGGACCCAGGCCAGATTGTGGAGGAGACATACACCATGGAGGAGGACCCAGAAGGGGCCATGTCAGTCGTGTCTGTGGAGACATCAGACGATGGGACAACCCGGCGTACAGAGACCACG GTGAAGAAAGTGGTGAAGACCGTGACCACGCGGACGGTGCAGCAGGTGCCGGTGGGGCCGGACGGGTTGCCTTTGGAAACCTCCCCCGTCACCAGCAACTATGTCCAGACCATGGACAGGAACTTCCGCAAGAACGGGAGCGGGGGCCCGGGCGGGTTCCTGAGCCAGCCGGGCACGGCCACGCTCCCTCGGAACTACCACTACCCCGACGGCTACGGCCGCCCCTACGAGGACGGGTACCCGGGCAGCGACCACAGCTACGGCAGCCTGTCCCGGGTCACCCGCATCGACGAGCGCTACCGCCCTTCCATGGACACCTACCGGGCCCCCAGCCGCCAGGACATCTACGGCCCCCAGCCTCAAGTGCGCGTCGGGGGCAGCAACATGGACCTCAACCACTTCCACCCCGAGCCGTACGGCCTGGAGGACGACCAGCGCAGCGTGGGCTTCGACGATGCGGACTATGGGCTCATGTCCGACTACGGCACGGCCCGGCGGGCAGGGACCCCGTCCGATCCCCGCCGGCGGCTCAG GAGTTACGAGGACATGCTGGTGGATGAGGTGGCCCCTGACCGGTACTACTGGGCGCCCCTGGCGCAGCACGAGCGCGGCAGCTTGGCCAGCCTGGACAGCCTGCGGAAGGGAGGCCCCGGCGCGGGGAGCTGGCGCCAGCCGGAGCTGCCGGAGGTGATCGCCATGCTCAGCTTCCGCCTTGACACCGTCAAGTCCAACGCGGCCGCCTACCTGCAGCACCTCTGCTACCGCAACGACAAGGTGAAGACGGAGGTGCGCAAGCTGAAGGGCATTCCCGTGCTGGTGGGGTTGCTGGACCATCCCAAGAAAGAGGTGCACTACGGTGCCTGCGGAGCCCTCAAGAACATCTCCTTCGGCAAGGACCAAGACAATAAGATTGCCATCAAGAACTGCGATGGGGTGCCTGCTCTGGTTCGCCTGTTGCGGAAGGCCCATGACATGGACCTCACGGAGGTCATCACGG GAACACTGTGGAACCTGTCCTCGCATGACTCCATCAAGATGGCCATCGTGGATCATGCACTACATGCTCTGACCGATGAGGTGGTGATTCCCCGTTCAGGCTGGGAACGGGAGCCCAACGAGGACTCCAAACCCCGCCATATCGAGTGGGAGTCGGTGCTCACCAACACCGCTGGCTGCCTTAG AAACGTGAGCTCGGAGCGGAGCGAGGCCCGTCGGAAGCTGCGGGAGTGTGACGGGCTGGTGGATGCCCTGATCTACATTGTCCAGTCTGAGATCGGCCAGAAGGACTCAGACAGCAAG CTGGTGGAGAACTGCGTGTGCCTGCTGAGAAACTTGTCCTACCAAGTCCACCGTGAGATCCCCCATGCTGAGCGCTACCAGGAGACACCCCAGGCCCCTGCCAACAACGCCGGGCCCCACGCCGCGAGCTGCTTTGGTGCCAAGAAGGGCAAAG ACGAGTGGTTCTCCAGAG GTAAAAAGCTCCCAGAAGACCCCGGTGCCGATACAGTGGATTTTCCCAAAAGAACGACTCCAGCCAAAG GCTACGAGCTCCTCTTCCAGCCAGAAGTGGTTCGGATATACATCTCCCTGCTGAAGGAAAGCAAGACCCCAGCCATCCTGGAGGCTTCGGCAGGAGCCATTCAGAACCTGTGCGCTGGCAGCTGGACG TACGGGCGCTGCATCCGCGCCGCCCTGCGCCAGGAGAAGGGGCTCTCAGCCATCGCCGACCTCCTGAGCCACGACAGCGAGCGCGTGGTGAAGGCCGCGGCCGGAGCCCTGCGCAACCTGGCTGTGGACCTGCGCAACAAGGAGCTCATAG gTAAACATGCCATCCCCAACCTAGTGAAGAACCTGCCCGGAGGCCAGCAGACCCCAGCCAAAAACCTCTCTGAGGATGCAGTGGTGTCAGTCCTCAACACCATCAATGAAGTAATTGTAGACAACCTTGAGGCTGCCAAGAAGCTGCGGGAAACTCAGGGGATCGAGAAGTTGGTGCTGATCAACAAATCTGG GAACCGCTCCGAACGAGAGGTGCGAGCGGCCGCCCTGCTCTTGCAGACAATCTGGGGATATAAAGAGCTGCGGAAGCCACTCGAGAAGGAAGGCTGGAAGAAGTCAGATTTCCAG GTGAACCTGAGCAATGCCTCTCGGACCCAGGGAGGCAACTCCTTTGATGACAGCACCTTGCCTCTCATTGACAGGAACCAAAAAACAG ACAAGAAATCCTCCCGGGAGGAGATCCAGATGAGCAACATGGGACCAG ACACCTATTCCACACTCAATGAGCGGGACCACAGCAGGACACTGGACCGATCTGGTGACCTCGGAGATACGGAGCCGGTGAAGGCAGCGCCCTCGATG GAGGAGGCGAGAACTGGGCTGCCCCAACTAACACCCCCCAGCTCCATCGGCCCTACTAACCCGGTGtgtctgcagcaggaggaggggcAGGACCCACAGCCTGAGGGAGAGGAGGTGCAGGAGGATGCTCCCGTGCTCTCCCCCGTGTCG CAGAAGATCTAG
- the CTNND1 gene encoding catenin delta-1 isoform X3 → MDDSEVESTASILASVKEQEAQFEKLTRALEEERRHVSAQLERVRVSPQDAGPGLANGTLPRRHQNGRFLGDADLERQKYQDLKLNGPQDHSHLLYSTIPRMQDPGQIVEETYTMEEDPEGAMSVVSVETSDDGTTRRTETTVKKVVKTVTTRTVQQVPVGPDGLPLETSPVTSNYVQTMDRNFRKNGSGGPGGFLSQPGTATLPRNYHYPDGYGRPYEDGYPGSDHSYGSLSRVTRIDERYRPSMDTYRAPSRQDIYGPQPQVRVGGSNMDLNHFHPEPYGLEDDQRSVGFDDADYGLMSDYGTARRAGTPSDPRRRLRSYEDMLVDEVAPDRYYWAPLAQHERGSLASLDSLRKGGPGAGSWRQPELPEVIAMLSFRLDTVKSNAAAYLQHLCYRNDKVKTEVRKLKGIPVLVGLLDHPKKEVHYGACGALKNISFGKDQDNKIAIKNCDGVPALVRLLRKAHDMDLTEVITGTLWNLSSHDSIKMAIVDHALHALTDEVVIPRSGWEREPNEDSKPRHIEWESVLTNTAGCLRNVSSERSEARRKLRECDGLVDALIYIVQSEIGQKDSDSKLVENCVCLLRNLSYQVHREIPHAERYQETPQAPANNAGPHAASCFGAKKGKGKKLPEDPGADTVDFPKRTTPAKGYELLFQPEVVRIYISLLKESKTPAILEASAGAIQNLCAGSWTYGRCIRAALRQEKGLSAIADLLSHDSERVVKAAAGALRNLAVDLRNKELIGKHAIPNLVKNLPGGQQTPAKNLSEDAVVSVLNTINEVIVDNLEAAKKLRETQGIEKLVLINKSGNRSEREVRAAALLLQTIWGYKELRKPLEKEGWKKSDFQVNLSNASRTQGGNSFDDSTLPLIDRNQKTDKKSSREEIQMSNMGPDTYSTLNERDHSRTLDRSGDLGDTEPVKAAPSMEEARTGLPQLTPPSSIGPTNPVCLQQEEGQDPQPEGEEVQEDAPVLSPVSQKI, encoded by the exons AACGGCCGTTTCTTGGGCGATGCTGACctggaaaggcagaaatacCAAGATCTGAAGCTCAACGGGCCACAG GACCACAGCCACCTCTTGTACAGCACAATCCCCAGGATGCAGGACCCAGGCCAGATTGTGGAGGAGACATACACCATGGAGGAGGACCCAGAAGGGGCCATGTCAGTCGTGTCTGTGGAGACATCAGACGATGGGACAACCCGGCGTACAGAGACCACG GTGAAGAAAGTGGTGAAGACCGTGACCACGCGGACGGTGCAGCAGGTGCCGGTGGGGCCGGACGGGTTGCCTTTGGAAACCTCCCCCGTCACCAGCAACTATGTCCAGACCATGGACAGGAACTTCCGCAAGAACGGGAGCGGGGGCCCGGGCGGGTTCCTGAGCCAGCCGGGCACGGCCACGCTCCCTCGGAACTACCACTACCCCGACGGCTACGGCCGCCCCTACGAGGACGGGTACCCGGGCAGCGACCACAGCTACGGCAGCCTGTCCCGGGTCACCCGCATCGACGAGCGCTACCGCCCTTCCATGGACACCTACCGGGCCCCCAGCCGCCAGGACATCTACGGCCCCCAGCCTCAAGTGCGCGTCGGGGGCAGCAACATGGACCTCAACCACTTCCACCCCGAGCCGTACGGCCTGGAGGACGACCAGCGCAGCGTGGGCTTCGACGATGCGGACTATGGGCTCATGTCCGACTACGGCACGGCCCGGCGGGCAGGGACCCCGTCCGATCCCCGCCGGCGGCTCAG GAGTTACGAGGACATGCTGGTGGATGAGGTGGCCCCTGACCGGTACTACTGGGCGCCCCTGGCGCAGCACGAGCGCGGCAGCTTGGCCAGCCTGGACAGCCTGCGGAAGGGAGGCCCCGGCGCGGGGAGCTGGCGCCAGCCGGAGCTGCCGGAGGTGATCGCCATGCTCAGCTTCCGCCTTGACACCGTCAAGTCCAACGCGGCCGCCTACCTGCAGCACCTCTGCTACCGCAACGACAAGGTGAAGACGGAGGTGCGCAAGCTGAAGGGCATTCCCGTGCTGGTGGGGTTGCTGGACCATCCCAAGAAAGAGGTGCACTACGGTGCCTGCGGAGCCCTCAAGAACATCTCCTTCGGCAAGGACCAAGACAATAAGATTGCCATCAAGAACTGCGATGGGGTGCCTGCTCTGGTTCGCCTGTTGCGGAAGGCCCATGACATGGACCTCACGGAGGTCATCACGG GAACACTGTGGAACCTGTCCTCGCATGACTCCATCAAGATGGCCATCGTGGATCATGCACTACATGCTCTGACCGATGAGGTGGTGATTCCCCGTTCAGGCTGGGAACGGGAGCCCAACGAGGACTCCAAACCCCGCCATATCGAGTGGGAGTCGGTGCTCACCAACACCGCTGGCTGCCTTAG AAACGTGAGCTCGGAGCGGAGCGAGGCCCGTCGGAAGCTGCGGGAGTGTGACGGGCTGGTGGATGCCCTGATCTACATTGTCCAGTCTGAGATCGGCCAGAAGGACTCAGACAGCAAG CTGGTGGAGAACTGCGTGTGCCTGCTGAGAAACTTGTCCTACCAAGTCCACCGTGAGATCCCCCATGCTGAGCGCTACCAGGAGACACCCCAGGCCCCTGCCAACAACGCCGGGCCCCACGCCGCGAGCTGCTTTGGTGCCAAGAAGGGCAAAG GTAAAAAGCTCCCAGAAGACCCCGGTGCCGATACAGTGGATTTTCCCAAAAGAACGACTCCAGCCAAAG GCTACGAGCTCCTCTTCCAGCCAGAAGTGGTTCGGATATACATCTCCCTGCTGAAGGAAAGCAAGACCCCAGCCATCCTGGAGGCTTCGGCAGGAGCCATTCAGAACCTGTGCGCTGGCAGCTGGACG TACGGGCGCTGCATCCGCGCCGCCCTGCGCCAGGAGAAGGGGCTCTCAGCCATCGCCGACCTCCTGAGCCACGACAGCGAGCGCGTGGTGAAGGCCGCGGCCGGAGCCCTGCGCAACCTGGCTGTGGACCTGCGCAACAAGGAGCTCATAG gTAAACATGCCATCCCCAACCTAGTGAAGAACCTGCCCGGAGGCCAGCAGACCCCAGCCAAAAACCTCTCTGAGGATGCAGTGGTGTCAGTCCTCAACACCATCAATGAAGTAATTGTAGACAACCTTGAGGCTGCCAAGAAGCTGCGGGAAACTCAGGGGATCGAGAAGTTGGTGCTGATCAACAAATCTGG GAACCGCTCCGAACGAGAGGTGCGAGCGGCCGCCCTGCTCTTGCAGACAATCTGGGGATATAAAGAGCTGCGGAAGCCACTCGAGAAGGAAGGCTGGAAGAAGTCAGATTTCCAG GTGAACCTGAGCAATGCCTCTCGGACCCAGGGAGGCAACTCCTTTGATGACAGCACCTTGCCTCTCATTGACAGGAACCAAAAAACAG ACAAGAAATCCTCCCGGGAGGAGATCCAGATGAGCAACATGGGACCAG ACACCTATTCCACACTCAATGAGCGGGACCACAGCAGGACACTGGACCGATCTGGTGACCTCGGAGATACGGAGCCGGTGAAGGCAGCGCCCTCGATG GAGGAGGCGAGAACTGGGCTGCCCCAACTAACACCCCCCAGCTCCATCGGCCCTACTAACCCGGTGtgtctgcagcaggaggaggggcAGGACCCACAGCCTGAGGGAGAGGAGGTGCAGGAGGATGCTCCCGTGCTCTCCCCCGTGTCG CAGAAGATCTAG
- the CTNND1 gene encoding catenin delta-1 isoform X7, translating to MDDSEVESTASILASVKEQEAQFEKLTRALEEERRHVSAQLERVRVSPQDAGPGLANGTLPRRHQNGRFLGDADLERQKYQDLKLNGPQDHSHLLYSTIPRMQDPGQIVEETYTMEEDPEGAMSVVSVETSDDGTTRRTETTVKKVVKTVTTRTVQQVPVGPDGLPLETSPVTSNYVQTMDRNFRKNGSGGPGGFLSQPGTATLPRNYHYPDGYGRPYEDGYPGSDHSYGSLSRVTRIDERYRPSMDTYRAPSRQDIYGPQPQVRVGGSNMDLNHFHPEPYGLEDDQRSVGFDDADYGLMSDYGTARRAGTPSDPRRRLRSYEDMLVDEVAPDRYYWAPLAQHERGSLASLDSLRKGGPGAGSWRQPELPEVIAMLSFRLDTVKSNAAAYLQHLCYRNDKVKTEVRKLKGIPVLVGLLDHPKKEVHYGACGALKNISFGKDQDNKIAIKNCDGVPALVRLLRKAHDMDLTEVITGTLWNLSSHDSIKMAIVDHALHALTDEVVIPRSGWEREPNEDSKPRHIEWESVLTNTAGCLRNVSSERSEARRKLRECDGLVDALIYIVQSEIGQKDSDSKLVENCVCLLRNLSYQVHREIPHAERYQETPQAPANNAGPHAASCFGAKKGKDEWFSRGKKLPEDPGADTVDFPKRTTPAKGYELLFQPEVVRIYISLLKESKTPAILEASAGAIQNLCAGSWTYGRCIRAALRQEKGLSAIADLLSHDSERVVKAAAGALRNLAVDLRNKELIGKHAIPNLVKNLPGGQQTPAKNLSEDAVVSVLNTINEVIVDNLEAAKKLRETQGIEKLVLINKSGNRSEREVRAAALLLQTIWGYKELRKPLEKEGWKKSDFQVNLSNASRTQGGNSFDDSTLPLIDRNQKTDKKSSREEIQMSNMGPDTYSTLNERDHSRTLDRSGDLGDTEPVKAAPSMKI from the exons AACGGCCGTTTCTTGGGCGATGCTGACctggaaaggcagaaatacCAAGATCTGAAGCTCAACGGGCCACAG GACCACAGCCACCTCTTGTACAGCACAATCCCCAGGATGCAGGACCCAGGCCAGATTGTGGAGGAGACATACACCATGGAGGAGGACCCAGAAGGGGCCATGTCAGTCGTGTCTGTGGAGACATCAGACGATGGGACAACCCGGCGTACAGAGACCACG GTGAAGAAAGTGGTGAAGACCGTGACCACGCGGACGGTGCAGCAGGTGCCGGTGGGGCCGGACGGGTTGCCTTTGGAAACCTCCCCCGTCACCAGCAACTATGTCCAGACCATGGACAGGAACTTCCGCAAGAACGGGAGCGGGGGCCCGGGCGGGTTCCTGAGCCAGCCGGGCACGGCCACGCTCCCTCGGAACTACCACTACCCCGACGGCTACGGCCGCCCCTACGAGGACGGGTACCCGGGCAGCGACCACAGCTACGGCAGCCTGTCCCGGGTCACCCGCATCGACGAGCGCTACCGCCCTTCCATGGACACCTACCGGGCCCCCAGCCGCCAGGACATCTACGGCCCCCAGCCTCAAGTGCGCGTCGGGGGCAGCAACATGGACCTCAACCACTTCCACCCCGAGCCGTACGGCCTGGAGGACGACCAGCGCAGCGTGGGCTTCGACGATGCGGACTATGGGCTCATGTCCGACTACGGCACGGCCCGGCGGGCAGGGACCCCGTCCGATCCCCGCCGGCGGCTCAG GAGTTACGAGGACATGCTGGTGGATGAGGTGGCCCCTGACCGGTACTACTGGGCGCCCCTGGCGCAGCACGAGCGCGGCAGCTTGGCCAGCCTGGACAGCCTGCGGAAGGGAGGCCCCGGCGCGGGGAGCTGGCGCCAGCCGGAGCTGCCGGAGGTGATCGCCATGCTCAGCTTCCGCCTTGACACCGTCAAGTCCAACGCGGCCGCCTACCTGCAGCACCTCTGCTACCGCAACGACAAGGTGAAGACGGAGGTGCGCAAGCTGAAGGGCATTCCCGTGCTGGTGGGGTTGCTGGACCATCCCAAGAAAGAGGTGCACTACGGTGCCTGCGGAGCCCTCAAGAACATCTCCTTCGGCAAGGACCAAGACAATAAGATTGCCATCAAGAACTGCGATGGGGTGCCTGCTCTGGTTCGCCTGTTGCGGAAGGCCCATGACATGGACCTCACGGAGGTCATCACGG GAACACTGTGGAACCTGTCCTCGCATGACTCCATCAAGATGGCCATCGTGGATCATGCACTACATGCTCTGACCGATGAGGTGGTGATTCCCCGTTCAGGCTGGGAACGGGAGCCCAACGAGGACTCCAAACCCCGCCATATCGAGTGGGAGTCGGTGCTCACCAACACCGCTGGCTGCCTTAG AAACGTGAGCTCGGAGCGGAGCGAGGCCCGTCGGAAGCTGCGGGAGTGTGACGGGCTGGTGGATGCCCTGATCTACATTGTCCAGTCTGAGATCGGCCAGAAGGACTCAGACAGCAAG CTGGTGGAGAACTGCGTGTGCCTGCTGAGAAACTTGTCCTACCAAGTCCACCGTGAGATCCCCCATGCTGAGCGCTACCAGGAGACACCCCAGGCCCCTGCCAACAACGCCGGGCCCCACGCCGCGAGCTGCTTTGGTGCCAAGAAGGGCAAAG ACGAGTGGTTCTCCAGAG GTAAAAAGCTCCCAGAAGACCCCGGTGCCGATACAGTGGATTTTCCCAAAAGAACGACTCCAGCCAAAG GCTACGAGCTCCTCTTCCAGCCAGAAGTGGTTCGGATATACATCTCCCTGCTGAAGGAAAGCAAGACCCCAGCCATCCTGGAGGCTTCGGCAGGAGCCATTCAGAACCTGTGCGCTGGCAGCTGGACG TACGGGCGCTGCATCCGCGCCGCCCTGCGCCAGGAGAAGGGGCTCTCAGCCATCGCCGACCTCCTGAGCCACGACAGCGAGCGCGTGGTGAAGGCCGCGGCCGGAGCCCTGCGCAACCTGGCTGTGGACCTGCGCAACAAGGAGCTCATAG gTAAACATGCCATCCCCAACCTAGTGAAGAACCTGCCCGGAGGCCAGCAGACCCCAGCCAAAAACCTCTCTGAGGATGCAGTGGTGTCAGTCCTCAACACCATCAATGAAGTAATTGTAGACAACCTTGAGGCTGCCAAGAAGCTGCGGGAAACTCAGGGGATCGAGAAGTTGGTGCTGATCAACAAATCTGG GAACCGCTCCGAACGAGAGGTGCGAGCGGCCGCCCTGCTCTTGCAGACAATCTGGGGATATAAAGAGCTGCGGAAGCCACTCGAGAAGGAAGGCTGGAAGAAGTCAGATTTCCAG GTGAACCTGAGCAATGCCTCTCGGACCCAGGGAGGCAACTCCTTTGATGACAGCACCTTGCCTCTCATTGACAGGAACCAAAAAACAG ACAAGAAATCCTCCCGGGAGGAGATCCAGATGAGCAACATGGGACCAG ACACCTATTCCACACTCAATGAGCGGGACCACAGCAGGACACTGGACCGATCTGGTGACCTCGGAGATACGGAGCCGGTGAAGGCAGCGCCCTCGATG AAGATCTAG
- the CTNND1 gene encoding catenin delta-1 isoform X6, with translation MDDSEVESTASILASVKEQEAQFEKLTRALEEERRHVSAQLERVRVSPQDAGPGLANGTLPRRHQNGRFLGDADLERQKYQDLKLNGPQDHSHLLYSTIPRMQDPGQIVEETYTMEEDPEGAMSVVSVETSDDGTTRRTETTVKKVVKTVTTRTVQQVPVGPDGLPLETSPVTSNYVQTMDRNFRKNGSGGPGGFLSQPGTATLPRNYHYPDGYGRPYEDGYPGSDHSYGSLSRVTRIDERYRPSMDTYRAPSRQDIYGPQPQVRVGGSNMDLNHFHPEPYGLEDDQRSVGFDDADYGLMSDYGTARRAGTPSDPRRRLRSYEDMLVDEVAPDRYYWAPLAQHERGSLASLDSLRKGGPGAGSWRQPELPEVIAMLSFRLDTVKSNAAAYLQHLCYRNDKVKTEVRKLKGIPVLVGLLDHPKKEVHYGACGALKNISFGKDQDNKIAIKNCDGVPALVRLLRKAHDMDLTEVITGTLWNLSSHDSIKMAIVDHALHALTDEVVIPRSGWEREPNEDSKPRHIEWESVLTNTAGCLRNVSSERSEARRKLRECDGLVDALIYIVQSEIGQKDSDSKLVENCVCLLRNLSYQVHREIPHAERYQETPQAPANNAGPHAASCFGAKKGKDEWFSRGKKLPEDPGADTVDFPKRTTPAKGYELLFQPEVVRIYISLLKESKTPAILEASAGAIQNLCAGSWTYGRCIRAALRQEKGLSAIADLLSHDSERVVKAAAGALRNLAVDLRNKELIGKHAIPNLVKNLPGGQQTPAKNLSEDAVVSVLNTINEVIVDNLEAAKKLRETQGIEKLVLINKSGNRSEREVRAAALLLQTIWGYKELRKPLEKEGWKKSDFQVNLSNASRTQGGNSFDDSTLPLIDRNQKTDKKSSREEIQMSNMGPDTYSTLNERDHSRTLDRSGDLGDTEPVKAAPSMQKI, from the exons AACGGCCGTTTCTTGGGCGATGCTGACctggaaaggcagaaatacCAAGATCTGAAGCTCAACGGGCCACAG GACCACAGCCACCTCTTGTACAGCACAATCCCCAGGATGCAGGACCCAGGCCAGATTGTGGAGGAGACATACACCATGGAGGAGGACCCAGAAGGGGCCATGTCAGTCGTGTCTGTGGAGACATCAGACGATGGGACAACCCGGCGTACAGAGACCACG GTGAAGAAAGTGGTGAAGACCGTGACCACGCGGACGGTGCAGCAGGTGCCGGTGGGGCCGGACGGGTTGCCTTTGGAAACCTCCCCCGTCACCAGCAACTATGTCCAGACCATGGACAGGAACTTCCGCAAGAACGGGAGCGGGGGCCCGGGCGGGTTCCTGAGCCAGCCGGGCACGGCCACGCTCCCTCGGAACTACCACTACCCCGACGGCTACGGCCGCCCCTACGAGGACGGGTACCCGGGCAGCGACCACAGCTACGGCAGCCTGTCCCGGGTCACCCGCATCGACGAGCGCTACCGCCCTTCCATGGACACCTACCGGGCCCCCAGCCGCCAGGACATCTACGGCCCCCAGCCTCAAGTGCGCGTCGGGGGCAGCAACATGGACCTCAACCACTTCCACCCCGAGCCGTACGGCCTGGAGGACGACCAGCGCAGCGTGGGCTTCGACGATGCGGACTATGGGCTCATGTCCGACTACGGCACGGCCCGGCGGGCAGGGACCCCGTCCGATCCCCGCCGGCGGCTCAG GAGTTACGAGGACATGCTGGTGGATGAGGTGGCCCCTGACCGGTACTACTGGGCGCCCCTGGCGCAGCACGAGCGCGGCAGCTTGGCCAGCCTGGACAGCCTGCGGAAGGGAGGCCCCGGCGCGGGGAGCTGGCGCCAGCCGGAGCTGCCGGAGGTGATCGCCATGCTCAGCTTCCGCCTTGACACCGTCAAGTCCAACGCGGCCGCCTACCTGCAGCACCTCTGCTACCGCAACGACAAGGTGAAGACGGAGGTGCGCAAGCTGAAGGGCATTCCCGTGCTGGTGGGGTTGCTGGACCATCCCAAGAAAGAGGTGCACTACGGTGCCTGCGGAGCCCTCAAGAACATCTCCTTCGGCAAGGACCAAGACAATAAGATTGCCATCAAGAACTGCGATGGGGTGCCTGCTCTGGTTCGCCTGTTGCGGAAGGCCCATGACATGGACCTCACGGAGGTCATCACGG GAACACTGTGGAACCTGTCCTCGCATGACTCCATCAAGATGGCCATCGTGGATCATGCACTACATGCTCTGACCGATGAGGTGGTGATTCCCCGTTCAGGCTGGGAACGGGAGCCCAACGAGGACTCCAAACCCCGCCATATCGAGTGGGAGTCGGTGCTCACCAACACCGCTGGCTGCCTTAG AAACGTGAGCTCGGAGCGGAGCGAGGCCCGTCGGAAGCTGCGGGAGTGTGACGGGCTGGTGGATGCCCTGATCTACATTGTCCAGTCTGAGATCGGCCAGAAGGACTCAGACAGCAAG CTGGTGGAGAACTGCGTGTGCCTGCTGAGAAACTTGTCCTACCAAGTCCACCGTGAGATCCCCCATGCTGAGCGCTACCAGGAGACACCCCAGGCCCCTGCCAACAACGCCGGGCCCCACGCCGCGAGCTGCTTTGGTGCCAAGAAGGGCAAAG ACGAGTGGTTCTCCAGAG GTAAAAAGCTCCCAGAAGACCCCGGTGCCGATACAGTGGATTTTCCCAAAAGAACGACTCCAGCCAAAG GCTACGAGCTCCTCTTCCAGCCAGAAGTGGTTCGGATATACATCTCCCTGCTGAAGGAAAGCAAGACCCCAGCCATCCTGGAGGCTTCGGCAGGAGCCATTCAGAACCTGTGCGCTGGCAGCTGGACG TACGGGCGCTGCATCCGCGCCGCCCTGCGCCAGGAGAAGGGGCTCTCAGCCATCGCCGACCTCCTGAGCCACGACAGCGAGCGCGTGGTGAAGGCCGCGGCCGGAGCCCTGCGCAACCTGGCTGTGGACCTGCGCAACAAGGAGCTCATAG gTAAACATGCCATCCCCAACCTAGTGAAGAACCTGCCCGGAGGCCAGCAGACCCCAGCCAAAAACCTCTCTGAGGATGCAGTGGTGTCAGTCCTCAACACCATCAATGAAGTAATTGTAGACAACCTTGAGGCTGCCAAGAAGCTGCGGGAAACTCAGGGGATCGAGAAGTTGGTGCTGATCAACAAATCTGG GAACCGCTCCGAACGAGAGGTGCGAGCGGCCGCCCTGCTCTTGCAGACAATCTGGGGATATAAAGAGCTGCGGAAGCCACTCGAGAAGGAAGGCTGGAAGAAGTCAGATTTCCAG GTGAACCTGAGCAATGCCTCTCGGACCCAGGGAGGCAACTCCTTTGATGACAGCACCTTGCCTCTCATTGACAGGAACCAAAAAACAG ACAAGAAATCCTCCCGGGAGGAGATCCAGATGAGCAACATGGGACCAG ACACCTATTCCACACTCAATGAGCGGGACCACAGCAGGACACTGGACCGATCTGGTGACCTCGGAGATACGGAGCCGGTGAAGGCAGCGCCCTCGATG CAGAAGATCTAG